In Acidobacteriota bacterium, the DNA window TCCGATCACTCGGAGACTCACTCCACGTTCGATGAGCACCCGCTCCACTTCGTCGAAGAACTCGTCGATCAACGTCTCGGCGCCCTTGAACAGGTACGGCCTGCCCGGGTCCTTCTCGGTCCGATGCCAGTGATCGCTGGCTTTGCCACGCCGCTTGAATCGAGAGCCGCTGGGCGGCACGTCGTGCGCGTTGTCGAATCCCACCAGTCGCTTTCCGCTCGGCGCGTGCAATGTAAGCGAGTAGGAGAGGCCATGAGGCCGCTCGGGGGTCGCCTCAACACGCGCGATTTCGAACTTCAGCCAATAGCCCTTTTCCAGATGATGAATGCGGCCGTTGAACCCCAACAGGAACTCGAGCCCATGATCTGGCCTACGATTCATATCATCTGGTGATATGATATCACGATGTTTCGAACACTCGGGCCGCGAGTTACCCGAAACTGCGTGCCTGGGATGAGCTGTAGTATGGTGAGCGTTTCACGTCGGTCAGGAGGTAGTCGATGGCAGACGCGATTCGCCAAGTTGAGTATTTCTACGTGCACGTTCCACAGAAGGCGGGTGAAGCCGCGAAGGCGCTGCACGCGCTGAAGAACGGCGGCGTGAACTTACTCGCGTTCTCAGGATTTCCCGAAGGCCGGCGTGCGCAAATGGATTTCATTCCGGCGGACGCGGCGGCTTTCAAGAGTGTCGCCAAGGCGAACAAGTGGAAGCTCGTCGGACCGAAGAAGGGCTTCTTGATTCAAGGTGATGACCGCATCGGCGCGATCGCGGACATCGTCGGCAAGCTCGCTGACGCGAAAATCAACATCACGGCGCTCGACGCCATCGCAACCGACGGCAGATTCGGCGCGTTGTGCTGGGTCGCGCCGCGCGATGTCAAGAAAGCCGCGCAGATCCTGGGCGCGGTTTAGAGCGTTAGAGCAAGCCCGCGACGAGCTTCAGGTAGCCCGCGAGCGTCAGACATGGGCAAGGAACGCGCAAACCGCCAGAAGACGGTGGCCGAGCAAACGAGGCCCAAACACCAGTCGGCTCCGACCGGTCTTCGGCGGAACACGCGTAGGACTCCGACGTCCCACCGGTGGAAACCAAGCCGAAGGCGACGTTGATCGAGGCGCCGCTGACAAAGAGATTTGAGGCTGGATTTCTTGGACAGCCGTCGTCGCCGGATGCCTTGAAGAGCACACGGATTCATGGGTCGGATCGACATTGCTGGCATCGCGAACCGCCGCATCCGCGACTTCGTCACCCGGGCCTCGAACGCGAGACTGCGGCCGGGGACCGGCTACTACAGCACACCGTTTCGCGGCTCGCTGTTCGGCGAGAAAGACTCCGCAGCGGTTGCGAACCGCCTCGCTCCTGACGGCATCGACGCGCTTTGGCTCGGAACCAATCCTGGTGTCTCTCGGTCGCTCGACTACATCCTCCAACCTCCGCGGGGGAGAGGGGACTTTCCGACATTCGAGCGGCAGGCGGAGTCTGGACTCTTCGGCTCCTGGTTGTGGGGCGGGGACGACGAGGGACCGGCGCCAGACTGGAATCCGATCGAACGGGCGAAAGGCAATTGGCGCGTCTACAGGGACGCGCTCGCCCGCGTCGCGCGGCTCGATCGTGTCGCGATGGCGAATTTCCTGCCCTGGGGCAGCCGGAGCGCGGACGCGCTTATTGGCTGCATCGGGTTGATGAACCGGCCCCTGCTGGACCGCATGCTCGAGTTCGCGGACGACCTCAACGCCGAAATCGTCGGCACTCTCGCACCCAAGCTAGTCGTGGTGCCTTTCAGCCTCGGCCGCAATCCGGTCATCGACAGCGTGCGGCCCCTTGGCCTCTCGATAGCGCGTGCGGCCGAGGCGCGTCGACACTCCGTGGCGGTGAACCGCGGTACGTTCACCTTCCACACCGGAATTTGCGCGTCCGGTCGGCACACCGTACGAACCGCCTTTCTTCCGCATGCTGCGTCACTCAGGCTCCGAACCGACGACCGGCGGCGGATCGTTGACCGTCTCGCGCAGGTTCTTGGAGAAGACGGTGAAGGCGCGCATTGGGGCGCGCCGGAGACACCGGAGAGAGATCCTTCGGGACGGCGCTGATTCCGTCGCGGGTCTCGATGAGTCAGGGCGTCGTGATTCCACGCGCTGTTCGATCAGCGACGGCCTTCAGAGAGTCGAGACTCGGCCTGTGCGCCTCCCCGAGCGCTGATCGCTCCCGGTGTGCCACTGCGTTCATCTGCTGACGCAGTGATCGTAGGCTTTGAATCTTCGCGGTCTTCATTCGGTCTCTTGGATTCCCTGATCCTCCTCCGCGTCGAGCTCGAAGGTCTGAAGTAGCTGAACGTGACGCGAGACAGCGGGGAAAGTCCGAAGCACCGCCTCGAGCCGATCGTCCGCGGTGATCGAGCGCGTGTTCAGTCGAGCGGCCAATGCGACGTACATGCAGTCATACACCGTTCGTCCTGTCGCAGTCGCGAGTGCGTGCGCGTCTTCAGCGAGCCCGCGACACGAGACCGTCTCGACGGCGATCCGGGAAATATCGGCAACGAGGCCGTGACCTTCTTCGGCCGTCAA includes these proteins:
- a CDS encoding type II toxin-antitoxin system VapC family toxin produces the protein MSVYVIDASVVVKWFVPEIHSDKARRLLGARHDYVVPDLLFAEAANAIWKKIRRKELTAEEGHGLVADISRIAVETVSCRGLAEDAHALATATGRTVYDCMYVALAARLNTRSITADDRLEAVLRTFPAVSRHVQLLQTFELDAEEDQGIQETE